The DNA window TTGGTACAATTGCGCTCAAAAAGGCTTAGGAGTTCGATTTTTGAAAGAAGTAAAAGAAAAAATTAATTACATCGCTGAAAATCCAGAAGCTATTCAAGTAAGGTATCAAGATGTTCAAATAGCTGTGGCAAAAACATTTCCGTATACAATTCATTTTCGTTTCCTAAAAGATGAAAATACGATATGGATTTTAGGAGTTTTTCATTCCGCGATAAATCCCGATAAATGGTTAAAACGCTTATAAACGTCAAATGTCAGTAACTTTTCCATTGAGTTGTTTTGCCATTTATAAATTCTTCAATCATAAAAATGTTATATTTAGTATCGTAATAAATGCTTGTTTTAAGTTTGAATTTTAAACTATCAACATTTATAGATACTGCTTTAAATGTCTCATTTCCATTTTTGCCTATCTTATACAAAAAAAACTTCCCTATATTTTGATATTCATAAACGGTATCTTTAGAAATAGACATTATTAAAGACTCTTTATCATTTTTAGTTCCTTTGTGACTTGAAAAATATTGACCTTTTTTCTTTGTAAAAATTGAAGTGTCCTTATTGATAATATTATTAACAGACGAATTATTTATTAAAATTATTTTGTCTTTAAGGTAAATAATTTCATAAAAATTTGACTTGCCATTATTTGAATATAAAAAATGTTTTGTTTCATCTCTCTTACAAGAAACAAGAATTAGAAACTGAAAAAATATTAGAAAATATAAATTTATAATATTTTTTCTTTTTAAAATATTAATACTCTCTTTCGCCTTTTTCATAAACTCCTGATTTCTTTACTTATTCTTTGCTGATGCTTCTTTCACAAAAGGCTGAATCACAATTCCGGCGGCATCAAACGCTAGTTTACAACTTTCCAAAGTTTCAGAGAAAACGGCGCCAAAATCAGCGTTGTTGGCCCAGGGTCTAACGGCGAGTTGAATCGAATTGTCGGTCAAAAGTTTTACACAAACTTCGGCTTCGGGCGTTTTTAATACTTTTGGGTTCTTGTTCAAAACGGTGGTAATGATGTCTTTAGCTTTTTTAATATCGGTATCGTAAGAAATCGAAAGCGTCAAATCGGCTCTGCGGTATCCTTGCAAGGAATAATTGATAATCGTGCCATTCGACAACGAACCATTTGGGATAAAAATAGTTTGGTTGTTGGCATTGATTAATTTGGTTACAAATATTTGGATTTCGCTTACCGTTCCTGTCATACCCATTGCTTCAATCGTATCGCCTACTTTGAAGGGTTTGAAAAGAATAATCAACATTCCACCCGCAAAATTGGACAAGGAACCCTGAAGCGATAAACCCACGGCAAGTCCCATTGCACCTAGAATGGCAACAAAAGATGAGGTTTCGATTCCAAGTTTCGAGATGAAAGTCACGAACAACAATACTCTCAAAACCCAAAGTAGAATATCGGCAAGAAATTTGGTTAATGTGGGGTCGAGTTCCCTTTTTACCATGATTCTTCGAATGAGTCTGTTGATCACTCGAATCACATAAAGTCCGACAAAAAGGATTAGAAAAGCCGAAATCAATTTTGGAGAATAATCGATTAAAACTTTGATAAAAGTTTCGGCATAATTGGCGATGTTTTCTGTATTGACTGTCATATTTTGTGTAATAAAAAACCTTCTCAAAAGGAGAAGGTCTGAATTTATAGGCAAATATACTTATAAATTTGTATACTTACTTTTTGTTTTCATCGATTTTTTGCACCGCTTATTCGACAACTTTTACAGCGTCTGAATCGCTAGTTAAATCCGTTATTTTTTCTTTTACTGTCTCCGAAGTAGTGCTTTTGGCTAAATCTTCAGCTTTATCAGCATATTCACTAGCTTTTTCTTTCACTGTCGCAATGATGTTGTCAATGGTTTCCTCGGCAGCGGGTACATATTCCATTATTTTTTCCTTTGCAGTTTCTGCTAAATCTTCTACCTTGTCCACAAGTGGAGTGGCGGCTTCTTTTGTTTTCGCAATGGCTTCTGAGGTGAAACTTTCGGCTTGATTAGCAATCGAATCGACGTCTATATTGGCTTTGCCAAATAGGTTTTTGAAAAATGATGATACTCCCATTGTGTATTGGTTTAGAATTAGTTAACAATAATAAGGAATTTTATCCTAACTTAAATTAAATTACTAACAATTTTCTGAAAATCAGTACTTGGAGCAGCGCAGGTTTTGTTTTGGCAAAGATAAAATAGCGTTTGCTCAGCAACAAAACGGTCTTTCAAAAAGGGAAGTTTGGTTACTTTTTCAAGTCCAGCCAAAACGATATTCGGCAAATACAAAGCGTTGATTTTGCTAGCGTATTCTAATGCCTTTTCCCCACAAATGGCCAATTCCTTATTCTCTTCAGAAAAATGCAGAGCCAAATCCATCCAATTCGAATAAGCAGATGGATATTCGATAGTTGGAAGG is part of the Flavobacterium nackdongense genome and encodes:
- a CDS encoding type II toxin-antitoxin system RelE/ParE family toxin; amino-acid sequence: MRAKVKYAIFVKEDILESVNWYNCAQKGLGVRFLKEVKEKINYIAENPEAIQVRYQDVQIAVAKTFPYTIHFRFLKDENTIWILGVFHSAINPDKWLKRL
- a CDS encoding mechanosensitive ion channel family protein, which produces MTVNTENIANYAETFIKVLIDYSPKLISAFLILFVGLYVIRVINRLIRRIMVKRELDPTLTKFLADILLWVLRVLLFVTFISKLGIETSSFVAILGAMGLAVGLSLQGSLSNFAGGMLIILFKPFKVGDTIEAMGMTGTVSEIQIFVTKLINANNQTIFIPNGSLSNGTIINYSLQGYRRADLTLSISYDTDIKKAKDIITTVLNKNPKVLKTPEAEVCVKLLTDNSIQLAVRPWANNADFGAVFSETLESCKLAFDAAGIVIQPFVKEASAKNK